In Miscanthus floridulus cultivar M001 chromosome 5, ASM1932011v1, whole genome shotgun sequence, one genomic interval encodes:
- the LOC136454552 gene encoding heat shock cognate 70 kDa protein-like has product MAASKGDGPAIGIDLGTTYSCVAVWRHDRGEVIANDQGNRLTPSCVAFTGAERLVGEAAVNQAALNPTNTIFEVKRLIGRRFRDESVQEDAKLWPFKVVAGRDERPLIVVQHKGKERQFRPEEISSMVLAKMRETAEVYLGKAIKNAVITVPVYFNNSQRQATIDAGTIAGLNVMRIINEPTAAALAYGLEKMPLSNKRRTVLVFDLGGGTFDVSLLNIDPVTNKKDKGVFEVVAIAGDTHLGGADFDSEMVKYALREFTRRHGKMDIHSNQKALRRLRTACERAKRMLSSTAQTTIEVDSLHDGIDFCATITRSRFEELNKDLFSKCMKALDKCLCDAKMDKSSVHDVVLVGGSTRIPKVQNMLREFFGGKQLCQTINPDEAVAYGAAIQASILSGGETDDGRLVDMLLRDVTPLSLGVEIQDNCTMSVVIPRNTAIPTKMAKPFTTLYDNQTVVCFPVYEGESADTRDNNLLGKFALTGIPPAPKGVARLHVTFDIDANGVMNVSAEDLDTGKKKSVTIINHGGRMPKEEIARLVPIEI; this is encoded by the exons ATGGCGGCCTCCAAGGGCGACGGACCGGCGATCGGCATCGACCTGGGAACGACCTACTCGTGCGTGGCTGTGTGGCGTCACGACCGCGGCGAGGTCATCGCCAATGACCAGGGCAATCGCCTCACGCCGTCTTGCGTCGCGTTCACCGGAGCCGAGAGGCTCGTCGGCGAGGCGGCGGTGAACCAGGCCGCCTTGAACCccaccaacaccatcttcg AAGTGAAGCGACTGATCGGCCGCCGATTcagggacgaatctgtacaagaaGACGCCAAGTTGTGGCCTTTCAAAGTCGTCGCAGGCCGTGACGAACGGCCACTGATCGTGGTGCAGCATAAAGGCAAGGAGAGGCAGTTCAGGCCTGAGGAGATCTCCTCCATGGTGCTGGCCAAGATGAGAGAGACAGCCGAGGTATATCTCGGTAAAGCGATCAAGAACGCTGTCATCACCGTGCCTGTCTACTTCAACAACTCCCAGCGCCAGGCTACCATTGACGCCGGCACCATCGCCGGCCTAAATGTCATGCGCATCATCAATGAGCCGACAGCTGCAGCTCTCGCATATGGTCTTGAGAAGATGCCACTCAGCAACAAACGAAGGACGGTGCTCGTCTTTGATCTTGGTGGTGGTACCTTTGATGTCTCCCTCCTCAACATTGATCCAGTAACCAACAAGAAGGACAAGGGTGTCTTCGAGGTGGTGGCCATCGCCGGTGACACTCACCTTGGCGGGGCGGACTTCGACAGCGAGATGGTGAAATACGCTCTACGTGAGTTCACACGGAGACACGGGAAGATGGACATCCATAGCAACCAGAAGGCGCTCCGGCGGCTGAGGACTGCCTGCGAGAGAGCAAAGAGGATGCTGTCTTCTACCGCACAAACCACCATTGAGGTCGACTCGCTCCATGACGGCATTGACTTCTGCGCCACAATCACCAGGTCTCGATTCGAGGAGCTCAACAAGGATCTTTTCAGCAAGTGCATGAAGGCTCTGGACAAGTGTTTGTGCGATGCCAAGATGGACAAGAGCAGCGTCCACGACGTCGTCCTGGTGGGCGGTTCCACCCGTATCCCCAAGGTGCAGAACATGCTCCGGGAGTTCTTTGGCGGGAAGCAGCTTTGCCAGACCATCAACCCTGATGAAGCTGTTGCGTACGGCGCCGCCATCCAGGCCTCCATTCTCAGCGGCGGCGAAACCGACGATGGGAGGTTGGTGGATATGCTTCTGCGCGACGTCACGCCACTCTCGCTTGGGGTTGAGATTCAAGATAACTGTACAATGAGCGTGGTTATCCCGAGGAACACCGCCATCCCGACCAAGATGGCCAAGCCCTTCACCACCCTCTACGACAACCAGACCGTCGTGTGCTTTCCAGTGTATGAGGGCGAGAGCGCAGACACCAGGGACAACAACCTGCTCGGCAAGTTCGCGCTCACCGGCATCCCCCCGGCACCCAAGGGCGTAGCTCGTTTACATGTCACCTTCGATATCGATGCAAACGGTGTCATGAACGTGTCCGCGGAGGACCTGGACACTGGGAAGAAGAAGAGCGTCACCATCATTAACCACGGTGGCCGAATGCCCAAGGAAGAAATCGCTCGCTTGGTGCCGATTGAGAtttaa